One region of Lathamus discolor isolate bLatDis1 chromosome 2, bLatDis1.hap1, whole genome shotgun sequence genomic DNA includes:
- the RALA gene encoding ras-related protein Ral-A, which produces MAANKPKGQNSLALHKVIMVGSGGVGKSALTLQFMYDEFVEDYEPTKADSYRKKVVLDGEEVQIDILDTAGQEDYAAIRDNYFRSGEGFLCVFSITELESFAATADFREQILRVKEDENVPFLLVGNKSDLEDKRQVSVEEAKTRADQWNVNYVETSAKTRANVDKVFFDLMREIRARKMEDSKEKNGKKKRKSLAKRIRERCCIL; this is translated from the exons ATGGCAGCAAATAAGCCTAAAGGACAGAATTCTTTGGCTTTACACAAAGTCATCATGGTGGGAAGCGGTGGTGTAGGAAAATCTGCATTAACACTACAATTTATGTATGATGAG tTTGTTGAAGATTATGAGCCCACCAAAGCAGACAGCTACAGGAAGAAGGTGGTTCTGGATGGGGAAGAAGTCCAAATTGATATACTGgacacagcagggcaggaggactATGCTGCAATTCGAGACAACTACTTCCGAAGTGGAGAAGGCTTTCTTTGTGTCTTCTCTATTACAGAGCTGGAATCCTTCGCAGCAACTGCAGACTTCAG gGAGCAGATCTTAAGAGTAAAAGAAGATGAGAATGTTCCTTTTTTGCTAGTTGGTAACAAATCAGATTTGGAAGATAAAAGACAAGTTTCTGTAGAGGAAGCGAAAACCAGAGCTGATCAGTGGAATGTTAACTATGTGGAAACTTCTGCAAAAACACGAGCTAATGTTGACAAG GTGTTTTTTGATTTAATGAGAGAAATTAGAGCCAGAAAAATggaagacagcaaagaaaagaatggaaagaagaaaagaaaaagcctagCTAAGAGGATCAGagaaagatgttgcattttaTAA